One Gossypium raimondii isolate GPD5lz chromosome 3, ASM2569854v1, whole genome shotgun sequence genomic window carries:
- the LOC105794534 gene encoding probable peptide/nitrate transporter At3g43790 isoform X1 gives MVTRLSAVISIPLLSCFPHIAMLSGVVLHLVINCAAILRNTLSVSLVTGLFILLNNAVPQSQRGAANAISITAMSIFKAFGPAGGGALFSWAQERQVASFLLGDQMVFFALIVIQFIGLLLTFKPFLVEPYQRE, from the exons ATGGTTACACGCCTTTCAGCT GTAATATCAATTCCATTGTTGTCATGTTTCCCCCATATAGCAATGCTTTCAGGGGTAGTCCTACATTTGGTGATAAATTGTGCAGCCATATTAAGAAACACTCTATCT GTTTCACTTGTTACTGGATTATTCATATTGCTGAACAATGCAGTG cCTCAAAGTCAGAGAGGGGCTGCTAATGCCATTTCAATAACTGCAATGTCTATTTTCAAAGCATTTGGTCCAGCAGGAGGAGGAGCGCT ATTTTCTTGGGCACAAGAGCGACAAGTTGCCTCTTTTCTTCTAG gTGATCAAATGGTTTTCTTTGCGCTAATCGTGATTCAATTTATTGGATTGCTATTGACTTTCAAGCCCTTTCTTGTTGAACCGTACCAGAGAGAATAG
- the LOC105794534 gene encoding probable peptide/nitrate transporter At3g43790 isoform X2 produces MVTRLSAVISIPLLSCFPHIAMLSGVVLHLVINCAAILRNTLSPQSQRGAANAISITAMSIFKAFGPAGGGALFSWAQERQVASFLLGDQMVFFALIVIQFIGLLLTFKPFLVEPYQRE; encoded by the exons ATGGTTACACGCCTTTCAGCT GTAATATCAATTCCATTGTTGTCATGTTTCCCCCATATAGCAATGCTTTCAGGGGTAGTCCTACATTTGGTGATAAATTGTGCAGCCATATTAAGAAACACTCTATCT cCTCAAAGTCAGAGAGGGGCTGCTAATGCCATTTCAATAACTGCAATGTCTATTTTCAAAGCATTTGGTCCAGCAGGAGGAGGAGCGCT ATTTTCTTGGGCACAAGAGCGACAAGTTGCCTCTTTTCTTCTAG gTGATCAAATGGTTTTCTTTGCGCTAATCGTGATTCAATTTATTGGATTGCTATTGACTTTCAAGCCCTTTCTTGTTGAACCGTACCAGAGAGAATAG
- the LOC105794534 gene encoding probable peptide/nitrate transporter At3g43790 isoform X3, producing MVTRLSAVISIPLLSCFPHIAMLSGVVLHLVINCAAILRNTLSVSLVTGLFILLNNAVPQSQRGAANAISITAMSIFKAFGPAGGGAL from the exons ATGGTTACACGCCTTTCAGCT GTAATATCAATTCCATTGTTGTCATGTTTCCCCCATATAGCAATGCTTTCAGGGGTAGTCCTACATTTGGTGATAAATTGTGCAGCCATATTAAGAAACACTCTATCT GTTTCACTTGTTACTGGATTATTCATATTGCTGAACAATGCAGTG cCTCAAAGTCAGAGAGGGGCTGCTAATGCCATTTCAATAACTGCAATGTCTATTTTCAAAGCATTTGGTCCAGCAGGAGGAGGAGCGCT gTGA